A window of Dickeya zeae NCPPB 2538 contains these coding sequences:
- the rimM gene encoding ribosome maturation factor RimM (Essential for efficient processing of 16S rRNA), producing MSKQLSPKAPVNPVVLGKLGSTYGIKGWLRVFSSTEDAESIFDYQPWFIRNKGLWQPIEIESWRHHNQDLVIKIKDIDDREAANLLTNCEIVVDSAQLPELDAGDYYWKDLIGCNVVTVGGYELGKVIDMMETGSNDVLVVRANLKDAYGVKERLIPFLTEQVIKHVDLSTHHIEVDWDPGF from the coding sequence ATGAGCAAGCAACTCAGCCCGAAAGCCCCGGTCAACCCGGTTGTGTTGGGAAAATTGGGGTCGACGTACGGCATTAAAGGTTGGCTCAGAGTGTTTTCATCCACCGAAGACGCTGAAAGCATTTTTGATTATCAACCTTGGTTCATCCGGAATAAAGGGCTGTGGCAACCGATCGAGATCGAGAGCTGGCGGCACCATAATCAGGACCTGGTCATCAAGATTAAAGATATTGACGATCGGGAGGCGGCGAATTTACTGACCAATTGTGAGATTGTCGTGGATTCGGCTCAATTGCCTGAACTGGATGCGGGTGATTATTACTGGAAGGATCTTATTGGCTGCAACGTTGTCACCGTAGGTGGCTACGAACTGGGAAAAGTCATTGATATGATGGAAACCGGTTCTAATGACGTTTTGGTAGTAAGAGCCAACCTGAAAGATGCTTACGGAGTCAAGGAACGGTTGATTCCGTTTCTGACTGAACAGGTTATCAAGCATGTTGACCTGTCTACGCATCATATTGAAGTAGACTGGGATCCTGGTTTTTGA
- the ffh gene encoding signal recognition particle protein — protein sequence MFENLTDRLSRTLRNISGRGRLTEDNIKDTLREVRMALLEADVALPVVRDFINRVKEQAVGHEVNKSLTPGQEFVKIVQNELVAAMGEVNQALNLAAQPPAVVLMAGLQGAGKTTSVGKLGKFLREKQKKKVLVVSADVYRPAAIKQLETLAQTVGVDFFPSDANEKPVDIVNRALQHAKLKFYDVLLVDTAGRLHVDDAMMDEIKQVHASINPVETLFVVDAMTGQDAANTAKAFNEALPLTGVILTKIDGDARGGAALSIRHITGKPIKFLGVGEKTDALEPFYPDRIASRILGMGDVLSLIEELESKVDRSQAEKLAKKLKKGDGFDLTDFLDQLKQMRNMGGMASMMSKLPGMGQIPDNVKSQMDDKVLVRMEAIINSMTQQERAKPEIIKGSRKRRIAMGSGMQVQDVNRLLKQFDDMQRMMKKMKNGGLAKMMRGMKGMMPPGFPGR from the coding sequence TGAAAATTTAACCGATCGACTATCGCGCACTCTGCGCAATATCAGCGGCCGTGGGCGGCTGACGGAAGACAATATCAAGGATACGTTGCGTGAAGTCCGTATGGCTTTGCTGGAAGCGGATGTGGCGCTGCCAGTGGTGCGTGATTTCATTAACCGTGTCAAAGAGCAAGCGGTGGGCCATGAGGTCAATAAGAGCCTGACGCCAGGTCAAGAGTTCGTCAAAATTGTGCAAAACGAGCTGGTGGCCGCCATGGGCGAAGTCAACCAGGCGCTCAATTTGGCGGCTCAACCACCGGCTGTCGTGTTAATGGCCGGCCTGCAAGGGGCGGGTAAAACCACCAGCGTCGGTAAACTGGGTAAATTCCTGCGTGAAAAGCAGAAAAAGAAAGTTCTGGTTGTCTCGGCGGACGTGTATCGCCCGGCAGCTATCAAACAGTTGGAAACATTGGCACAGACCGTTGGTGTTGATTTCTTTCCTTCTGATGCGAATGAAAAACCCGTCGATATCGTTAATCGCGCCCTGCAGCACGCCAAACTGAAGTTCTATGATGTACTGCTAGTGGATACCGCCGGTCGTCTGCATGTCGATGACGCGATGATGGACGAAATCAAGCAGGTGCACGCGTCGATCAACCCGGTAGAAACGCTGTTCGTTGTTGACGCGATGACAGGGCAGGATGCAGCAAATACCGCCAAAGCCTTCAATGAAGCGTTGCCGTTGACTGGGGTGATCTTGACCAAGATCGATGGTGATGCTCGCGGTGGTGCAGCGCTTTCTATCCGTCATATCACTGGCAAGCCCATCAAGTTCTTAGGTGTGGGCGAGAAGACCGACGCACTGGAGCCTTTTTACCCCGATCGTATCGCCTCCCGTATTCTGGGGATGGGCGACGTACTTTCGTTAATCGAAGAGTTAGAAAGCAAGGTTGATCGCTCTCAGGCGGAAAAGCTGGCCAAGAAACTGAAAAAAGGCGATGGCTTTGACCTGACCGATTTTCTGGACCAACTCAAGCAGATGCGCAACATGGGTGGCATGGCCAGCATGATGAGCAAGCTGCCGGGCATGGGGCAGATTCCAGATAATGTAAAATCGCAGATGGATGACAAGGTACTGGTGCGGATGGAGGCTATTATCAACTCCATGACGCAACAAGAGCGTGCCAAACCGGAAATCATTAAAGGCTCGCGTAAGCGTCGCATTGCAATGGGATCCGGCATGCAGGTGCAGGACGTTAACCGTCTGCTGAAACAGTTTGACGATATGCAGCGCATGATGAAAAAGATGAAGAATGGCGGTTTGGCCAAGATGATGCGTGGCATGAAAGGTATGATGCCGCCGGGCTTTCCGGGCCGTTGA
- the rplS gene encoding 50S ribosomal protein L19: protein MSNIIKQLEQEQMKQDVPAFRPGDTVEVKVWVVEGSKKRLQAFEGVVIAIRNRGLHSAFTVRKISNGEGVERVFQTHSPVVDSITVKRRGAVRKAKLYYLRERAGKSARIKERLN from the coding sequence ATGAGCAATATTATCAAGCAGCTTGAACAAGAGCAGATGAAGCAAGACGTACCTGCATTCCGTCCGGGTGACACCGTGGAAGTGAAGGTATGGGTCGTTGAAGGTTCTAAAAAACGTCTGCAGGCATTCGAGGGCGTGGTTATCGCAATTCGTAACCGCGGTCTGCATTCTGCATTCACTGTTCGCAAGATTTCCAACGGCGAAGGCGTAGAGCGCGTATTCCAGACGCACTCTCCGGTAGTGGATAGCATTACCGTTAAACGTCGTGGTGCTGTGCGTAAAGCCAAACTGTACTACCTGCGTGAGCGTGCTGGTAAGTCTGCTCGTATCAAAGAGCGTCTTAACTAA
- the rpsP gene encoding 30S ribosomal protein S16, whose translation MVTIRLARGGAKKRPFYQVVVTDSRNARDGRFIERVGFFNPIATGKAEALRLDLDRIEHWVGQGATVSDRVSALIKDAKKAA comes from the coding sequence ATGGTAACAATTCGTTTGGCACGTGGCGGCGCTAAAAAACGCCCGTTCTATCAAGTCGTTGTGACCGATAGCCGCAATGCGCGCGACGGTCGTTTCATTGAGCGCGTAGGTTTCTTCAACCCGATCGCTACCGGTAAAGCAGAAGCTCTGCGTCTGGACCTTGACCGTATCGAGCACTGGGTTGGCCAGGGCGCTACCGTTTCTGATCGCGTTTCCGCGCTGATCAAAGACGCGAAAAAAGCAGCATAA
- the trmD gene encoding tRNA (guanosine(37)-N1)-methyltransferase TrmD: MWIGVISLFPEMFRAITDYGVTGRAVKNGLLSVQYWSPRDFTYDRHRTVDDRPYGGGPGMLMMVQPLRDAIHAAKAAAGEGARVIYLSPQGRKLDQQGVSQLAAHQKMILVCGRYEGIDERVIQTEIDEEWSIGDYVLSGGELPAMTLIDSVARFIPGVLGHEASAQEDSFADGLLDCPHYTRPEVLEGMDVPAVLLSGNHAEIRRWRLKQSLGRTWLRRPELLKSLALTDEQATLLTEFQREYQSKQQ, encoded by the coding sequence ATGTGGATTGGGGTGATTAGCCTGTTTCCTGAGATGTTCCGCGCCATTACTGATTATGGAGTCACTGGCCGGGCAGTTAAAAATGGCCTGCTGAGCGTACAGTATTGGAGTCCTCGTGACTTCACTTACGATCGACACCGTACTGTGGACGATCGCCCTTATGGCGGCGGCCCCGGTATGTTGATGATGGTTCAACCTTTACGGGATGCCATCCATGCAGCGAAAGCAGCGGCAGGCGAAGGGGCCCGGGTGATTTATCTGTCACCGCAGGGTCGCAAACTGGATCAGCAAGGCGTAAGTCAACTTGCCGCACACCAGAAGATGATTCTGGTTTGTGGAAGGTACGAGGGCATTGATGAGCGAGTCATTCAAACCGAAATTGACGAAGAATGGTCAATCGGTGACTACGTTCTCAGTGGTGGCGAACTGCCAGCAATGACGCTGATTGATTCGGTTGCCCGGTTTATTCCCGGCGTTCTGGGTCATGAGGCATCGGCGCAAGAAGATTCTTTCGCCGATGGATTGCTGGATTGTCCCCATTACACTCGTCCTGAAGTGTTGGAAGGTATGGATGTACCGGCGGTGTTGCTGTCGGGCAATCATGCTGAAATACGCCGCTGGCGTTTGAAGCAGTCGCTGGGCCGAACCTGGCTTAGAAGACCTGAACTTCTGAAAAGCCTAGCTCTGACTGACGAGCAAGCAACGTTGTTGACTGAATTTCAACGAGAATATCAGTCCAAACAACAATGA